A single genomic interval of Amblyraja radiata isolate CabotCenter1 chromosome 3, sAmbRad1.1.pri, whole genome shotgun sequence harbors:
- the btf3 gene encoding transcription factor BTF3, whose translation MKETIMNQEKLAKLQAQVRIGGKGTARRKKKVVHRTATADDKKLQFSLKKLGVNNISGIEEVNMFTNQGTVIHFNNPKVQASLAANTFTITGHAETKQLTEMLPSILNQLGADSLTSLRRLAESLPKQPVDSKAPLASGEDDDDEVPDLVENFDEASKDEAN comes from the exons ATGAAAGAAACAATAATGAATCAAGAAAAACTAGCCAAACTGCAAGCCCAAGTACGAATCGGTGGAAAG GGTACAGCTCGCAGGAAGAAGAAGGTGGTACACAGAACAGCAACAGCAGATGACAAAAAGCTCCAGTTCTCTTTAAAGAAGCTTGGTGTGAATAATATTTCTGGTATTGAAGAG GTCAACATGTTCACAAACCAGGGAACAGTCATCCATTTTAATAATCCTAAAGTTCAGGCTTCACTTGCTGCAAATACATTTACGATTACAGGACACGCAGAAACTAAACAACTGACTGAGATGTTGCCCAGTATCTTAAATCAGCTTGGTGCTGATAGCCTGACAAGTTTGAGGCGGTTGGCAGAATCTCTACCTAAACAAC CTGTGGACAGTAAAGCACCACTTGCTTCTGgcgaggatgatgatgatgaagttcCAG ATCTTGTTGAAAACTTTGATGAGGCTTCAAAGGATGAAGCAAACTGA